One Acutalibacter muris DNA window includes the following coding sequences:
- a CDS encoding class B sortase, with the protein MSRRIKFGVFAFLLSAVLVTCGVMIGRELLSRQKEKEDFEQLAKLVTVKKPSTSPAPSAYLPASTPPGNSEISEEIPAEDEPVLARDLSELFTMNEDFVGWLCIPETDINYPVMHTPDDPEKYLRRNFQGEYSESGVPFLDSRCALDSGNLIIYGHNMMNGTMFAALQGYVQEDFCKAHPIVEFQTADGCAEYRVFAVAWVKSNDDWYKAVDLSSAEDFNSAVDKVMSKALFTINSAPEYGVQILTLSTCYDSAHNGRLLVLAAKL; encoded by the coding sequence ATGAGCCGGAGGATTAAATTCGGCGTGTTCGCCTTTCTGCTGTCGGCTGTCCTCGTCACCTGTGGGGTGATGATTGGCAGGGAACTGCTCTCACGGCAGAAAGAAAAAGAGGATTTTGAGCAGCTTGCCAAGCTGGTGACAGTAAAAAAGCCGTCAACCTCGCCAGCACCATCTGCCTATCTACCTGCCAGTACCCCGCCAGGTAATTCGGAAATTTCAGAAGAAATACCTGCCGAGGATGAGCCTGTACTGGCCCGCGACCTGTCAGAACTATTCACCATGAATGAGGACTTCGTGGGCTGGCTGTGTATTCCTGAAACCGACATTAACTACCCTGTCATGCACACGCCGGACGATCCTGAAAAGTATCTGCGCCGGAATTTTCAGGGCGAGTACAGCGAGTCGGGTGTTCCTTTTTTGGATTCTCGGTGTGCATTGGACAGCGGCAATCTCATCATTTACGGTCATAACATGATGAACGGAACCATGTTCGCCGCATTGCAGGGGTATGTACAGGAGGACTTTTGCAAGGCCCACCCCATTGTAGAATTTCAGACGGCGGACGGCTGCGCGGAATATCGGGTGTTTGCTGTGGCCTGGGTCAAAAGTAATGATGATTGGTATAAGGCTGTTGATCTCAGCAGCGCGGAAGATTTCAACAGTGCTGTTGATAAAGTTATGAGCAAGGCGCTGTTTACCATCAACTCTGCACCTGAATATGGTGTTCAGATTTTAACTTTATCCACCTGCTACGACTCCGCCCACAACGGCAGATTGCTGGTGCTGGCGGCAAAATTATAG
- a CDS encoding VirB4 family type IV secretion system protein, which produces MSKNKKMNPAQLEAVRTKDFFDCILPGSVRFMSDYYIVGDSYRSVWVVREYPPSTEEQAILSPLADRSGVTLRIYHRLVEPMEQRKILQNATRKNKLMSGGNDVNETIEAQGNLQDVVELLANLRKNKEPLLHCSVFIELKARNLDKLKELQSEISMELTRSKISVDRLTLRQKEGFLSVLPVGANQFGAQYERVLPASSVANLYPFNFSGKTDPHGLYIGRDKYGSNVLVDFDRRAEDKTTSNILILGNSGQGKSYLLKLILTNLRESGKTCICLDAESEYEELTRALGGCYIDFMSGEYTINPLEPKAWTDGSGEVDVTTPDAFKRVTRLSQHIAFLKDFFRAYKDFTDAQIDTIEILLMKLYARFGITDSTDYTTKKPCDFPIMSDFYKLCQEEFHTYDRERKYLYTEEMLQEVCLGIHSMCVGAESKYFNGHTNIVDDRFLCFGVKGLMDTNKRLKDAMLFNILSYMSNELLGKGNTAVSIDELYLFLTNMTAIEYIRNAMKRVRKKDSSIILASQNIEDFLIPSIREFTKPLFSIPTHQFLFNAGQINPKDFMDALQVEPSEFELIKYPERGTCLYRCGNERYLLQVIAPDYKSALFGKAGGR; this is translated from the coding sequence ATGTCCAAGAACAAAAAGATGAATCCGGCCCAGCTTGAAGCTGTGCGTACAAAAGATTTCTTCGACTGCATCCTGCCGGGCTCCGTGCGCTTCATGAGCGATTATTATATCGTGGGCGACTCGTACCGTTCGGTGTGGGTAGTCCGTGAGTACCCACCCAGCACCGAGGAACAGGCGATCCTCTCCCCGCTTGCCGACCGCAGCGGGGTGACTTTGCGCATTTACCACAGGCTGGTGGAGCCTATGGAGCAGAGGAAGATTTTACAGAATGCCACCCGTAAGAACAAGCTCATGTCCGGGGGCAATGATGTCAATGAAACAATTGAGGCTCAGGGAAACCTCCAGGATGTGGTGGAGCTCCTCGCCAACCTGCGGAAGAACAAGGAACCTCTGCTCCACTGCTCGGTGTTCATCGAGCTCAAGGCACGGAATCTTGACAAGCTGAAGGAGCTCCAGAGCGAAATCAGCATGGAGCTGACCCGCTCAAAGATTTCCGTCGACCGCCTGACCCTGCGCCAGAAAGAGGGCTTCCTCTCTGTTCTGCCAGTGGGCGCGAATCAGTTCGGGGCGCAGTATGAGCGGGTGCTGCCTGCCTCCAGTGTTGCCAACCTGTATCCCTTCAACTTCTCTGGTAAGACCGACCCACACGGCCTTTATATCGGGCGGGACAAGTATGGCTCCAATGTGCTTGTCGATTTTGACCGCAGGGCCGAGGATAAGACTACCAGTAACATCCTGATTCTCGGCAACTCCGGGCAGGGCAAATCCTACTTGCTGAAGCTCATTTTAACAAATCTGCGGGAGTCCGGGAAGACCTGCATCTGCCTGGACGCGGAATCGGAGTATGAGGAGCTCACCCGCGCCCTGGGCGGCTGCTATATCGACTTTATGTCCGGGGAGTACACCATCAATCCTTTGGAGCCGAAAGCCTGGACGGATGGTTCCGGCGAGGTGGACGTTACTACCCCAGATGCGTTCAAAAGAGTGACTCGATTGAGCCAGCACATTGCTTTTTTGAAAGACTTCTTCCGGGCCTATAAAGATTTTACCGACGCTCAGATTGACACCATTGAAATCCTGCTCATGAAACTGTATGCCCGGTTCGGCATCACCGACAGTACCGACTACACCACCAAAAAGCCCTGCGACTTCCCCATCATGTCCGACTTTTACAAGCTCTGCCAGGAGGAATTCCACACCTACGACAGAGAAAGAAAATATCTCTACACCGAAGAAATGCTCCAGGAGGTGTGCCTGGGCATCCACTCCATGTGCGTGGGTGCTGAATCAAAATATTTCAATGGACACACCAATATCGTGGACGATAGGTTCTTGTGCTTTGGTGTGAAAGGGCTGATGGACACCAACAAGCGCCTGAAGGACGCCATGCTGTTCAACATCCTGTCGTATATGTCCAACGAGCTGCTGGGCAAGGGCAACACGGCTGTGTCCATCGACGAACTCTATCTGTTCCTCACCAATATGACCGCCATTGAGTATATCCGCAATGCCATGAAGCGTGTGCGGAAAAAGGATTCCTCCATTATTTTGGCCAGCCAGAATATCGAGGATTTTCTCATTCCCAGCATCCGGGAGTTCACGAAACCGCTGTTCTCTATCCCGACACACCAGTTTTTGTTCAACGCCGGGCAGATCAACCCCAAAGATTTTATGGACGCCTTGCAGGTTGAACCCAGCGAATTTGAGCTGATAAAATACCCGGAGCGGGGCACCTGTCTGTACCGCTGCGGCAATGAGCGGTATCTGTTGCAGGTGATTGCTCCCGATTATAAGTCCGCCCTGTTCGGAAAGGCAGGAGGGCGATGA
- a CDS encoding DUF6329 domain-containing protein, producing the protein MIVKVTPQWREPEILAPPWEIVHTVELPPGEFRKFKEDLLQPQPFIMEHANEMYMDSHGITHGMLVLCEGIDDGILVNSEGFAYARYSAYLSGTRTLSLMNRYPSLRDFCVQMDGLVEKYVQQALAGQEDGKFCISYSDIDVEVEKGIFNEDLSAFDWRLFLDMLSERPEFDEVENTPNEIYFTIAPEFVEEQTPGISM; encoded by the coding sequence ATGATAGTGAAAGTAACGCCCCAGTGGAGGGAACCTGAGATCCTTGCCCCACCCTGGGAGATCGTCCACACGGTGGAGCTGCCGCCAGGAGAATTCCGCAAATTTAAGGAGGATCTGCTGCAGCCCCAGCCCTTTATTATGGAACACGCCAATGAAATGTATATGGATAGTCATGGTATCACCCATGGGATGCTGGTGCTTTGTGAGGGGATTGATGATGGCATCCTTGTGAATTCCGAGGGCTTTGCCTACGCTCGGTACTCCGCCTACCTGTCGGGCACCCGGACATTATCCCTTATGAACCGCTATCCTTCCCTGCGAGATTTCTGTGTGCAGATGGATGGCTTAGTGGAGAAATACGTCCAGCAGGCATTGGCCGGGCAGGAAGATGGGAAGTTTTGTATCTCCTATAGCGACATCGACGTGGAAGTTGAGAAAGGCATATTTAATGAGGATTTGAGCGCCTTCGACTGGCGGCTGTTTCTGGATATGCTCTCGGAGCGCCCGGAGTTTGACGAGGTGGAGAATACTCCCAACGAAATATATTTCACCATCGCCCCGGAGTTTGTGGAGGAACAGACTCCGGGGATATCTATGTGA
- a CDS encoding phosphoadenosine phosphosulfate reductase family protein, producing the protein MWRNRLRGYLCDVTMLVEETLFGTHDKVQIAIDRLRTFEPTEGYYLAFSGGKDSQAVYHLCREARVKFDAHYSLTIVDPPEVIYFMREHYPDVAVEHPGITMWDLIVKKGMPPTRMARYCCDYFKERAGRGRIVVTGVRWAESSRRKNGWGVLELNSHSSGRVKLMNDNDEARQMLESCVMKSMHTLNPIIDWLEDDVWEYLDLRGIPHCSLYDDGYSRIGCIGCPLAGAKQMRREFARYPKYEQAYLRAFDRMLQARIDNGKPYLKWHCGQDVMDWWLRESGQSVPENQITFEDISAEGVDLS; encoded by the coding sequence TTGTGGAGGAACAGACTCCGGGGATATCTATGTGATGTCACCATGCTGGTAGAGGAAACGCTCTTCGGCACCCATGACAAGGTACAGATCGCCATCGACCGGCTCCGTACCTTTGAGCCAACCGAGGGTTACTATCTGGCATTCAGCGGCGGCAAGGACAGCCAAGCCGTTTATCATCTATGCCGGGAGGCTAGGGTGAAATTCGACGCTCACTACAGCTTGACTATCGTTGACCCACCGGAGGTGATCTATTTCATGCGGGAGCATTACCCTGATGTTGCCGTGGAGCATCCTGGCATCACCATGTGGGATTTGATTGTGAAAAAAGGTATGCCGCCGACCCGCATGGCCCGCTATTGTTGCGACTACTTCAAAGAGAGGGCAGGCCGGGGGCGCATTGTGGTGACAGGTGTTCGCTGGGCAGAGAGCTCTCGGCGTAAAAACGGCTGGGGTGTGCTGGAGCTTAACAGTCACAGCAGCGGACGGGTCAAGCTCATGAACGACAACGACGAGGCCCGGCAGATGTTGGAATCCTGCGTGATGAAAAGTATGCACACGCTCAATCCCATCATTGACTGGCTGGAAGATGATGTGTGGGAGTATTTGGACTTGCGTGGCATTCCACATTGTTCTCTTTATGATGATGGGTACTCTCGGATCGGCTGCATCGGGTGTCCCCTTGCTGGGGCCAAGCAGATGCGCCGGGAGTTCGCCCGGTACCCGAAGTATGAGCAGGCATATCTCCGCGCCTTTGACCGTATGCTCCAGGCCAGGATCGATAACGGCAAGCCCTATTTGAAGTGGCACTGCGGGCAGGATGTTATGGATTGGTGGCTCAGAGAGAGCGGCCAATCAGTACCTGAAAATCAAATAACTTTTGAAGATATCTCAGCAGAAGGAGTTGATTTGTCATGA
- a CDS encoding DUF6103 family protein — protein sequence MKKDSITIPYDEEKLAALRLYLGQKNQSVEQEMVSAVDALYAKAVPSNVREFLDLRSGMEPKAAEKRKRPRPPASDEPAPAPLPESRDSF from the coding sequence ATGAAGAAGGATTCTATTACAATCCCCTACGATGAGGAAAAACTGGCGGCCCTACGGCTCTATCTGGGACAGAAAAACCAATCTGTTGAGCAGGAAATGGTCTCTGCCGTAGATGCCCTCTACGCCAAAGCCGTGCCCAGCAACGTGCGTGAGTTCCTGGATCTGCGCTCCGGCATGGAGCCGAAAGCTGCGGAGAAACGCAAGCGTCCCAGGCCGCCTGCGTCCGATGAGCCTGCCCCCGCTCCCCTCCCGGAAAGCCGTGATAGCTTTTGA
- a CDS encoding amidoligase family protein: protein MRTQKFGIEIEMTGITRAAAAQVIAGHFGTNAIHVGGSYDTYTVRDNDNRQWKVVSDASIRRESRRGESRNSAYAVEFVSPICKYEDIETIQELIRKLRSAGAKVNSSCGIHIHIDASPHDVKTLRNIVNIMAAKEDLLYKSLKVDVHREHYCAKADTRFLDELNAKRPTSMDTLESIWYNGRSGRNYHYDESRYHGLNLHSVFSKGTIEFRLFNSTLHAGEIKSYIQLCMAISHQALVQKSASRIKTQSSNEKYTFRVWLLRLGLIGDEFKTARHHLLKNLDGNIAWKDPDQAEAQKQRLAEKRLAESVAQAMEQAPAPPDSAEEMEQEESEEPRMSI, encoded by the coding sequence TTGAGGACACAAAAATTCGGTATTGAGATAGAAATGACCGGCATCACCAGGGCCGCAGCCGCCCAGGTGATCGCCGGTCATTTTGGTACCAACGCCATCCATGTGGGAGGCAGTTACGACACCTACACGGTGCGCGACAACGATAACCGGCAATGGAAAGTGGTCAGTGATGCTTCTATTCGCAGGGAGTCCCGGCGTGGTGAATCCCGAAATAGCGCCTACGCCGTAGAGTTTGTGTCTCCTATCTGCAAGTACGAGGACATCGAAACCATTCAGGAATTGATACGAAAATTGCGCTCTGCCGGGGCCAAGGTCAACAGCTCATGTGGAATTCATATTCACATTGACGCCAGTCCCCACGACGTGAAAACCCTCCGCAACATCGTCAATATCATGGCGGCGAAAGAGGATCTGCTCTACAAATCCCTCAAGGTGGACGTTCATCGGGAGCATTACTGCGCCAAGGCTGATACCCGCTTCCTGGATGAGCTCAACGCAAAGCGCCCCACGTCTATGGATACCCTGGAGTCAATCTGGTACAATGGACGGTCGGGCAGAAATTATCATTATGATGAAAGCCGGTACCATGGTCTGAATTTGCACTCCGTGTTCTCCAAGGGTACCATCGAATTCAGATTATTTAACTCTACGCTCCATGCCGGGGAGATAAAATCGTATATCCAGCTGTGCATGGCGATAAGCCACCAGGCGCTGGTGCAGAAGTCTGCATCACGCATCAAGACACAGAGCAGTAATGAAAAATACACCTTCCGGGTGTGGCTGCTACGTCTGGGGCTGATTGGTGACGAGTTCAAGACGGCCCGCCACCATCTGCTGAAGAATCTGGACGGAAATATTGCCTGGAAAGACCCTGACCAGGCCGAGGCTCAGAAGCAGCGGCTGGCTGAAAAGAGGCTGGCAGAGTCTGTTGCCCAGGCCATGGAACAGGCTCCTGCGCCGCCTGATTCAGCAGAAGAAATGGAACAGGAAGAATCAGAAGAACCTCGAATGTCTATATGA
- a CDS encoding gamma-glutamylcyclotransferase family protein, whose translation MAKKLYVAYGSNLNKGQMKYRCPTAKYVGSGGLQGYELQFKGRERSAFATIGRKDGASVPVGLWEIQARDERALDMYEGFPSHYFKRDVQVQRDGQEVGTMVYIMNPRMNFNLPSPSYYATVHQGYRDCGLDTAALEQALQSSTQHYYNVAMMYQQSLFDYDEDEPEEDEDLEDKEDEWEDVDDDEDESEGYDFHFHM comes from the coding sequence TTGGCTAAAAAATTGTATGTTGCCTACGGCAGTAACCTCAACAAGGGGCAGATGAAGTACCGCTGCCCCACGGCAAAATACGTTGGCTCTGGCGGGCTGCAAGGCTATGAATTGCAGTTCAAGGGCCGGGAGCGTTCGGCCTTTGCCACCATTGGCCGCAAGGATGGGGCCTCCGTTCCCGTAGGCCTCTGGGAGATTCAGGCCCGAGATGAACGTGCGCTTGATATGTATGAGGGCTTTCCCAGCCATTATTTCAAGCGGGATGTGCAGGTGCAGAGGGATGGCCAGGAGGTCGGCACCATGGTGTATATCATGAACCCACGCATGAATTTCAACCTGCCGTCCCCCAGCTACTACGCTACGGTGCATCAGGGCTACCGGGACTGCGGACTGGATACCGCTGCGCTGGAACAGGCTTTGCAGAGCAGCACCCAGCATTATTACAACGTTGCTATGATGTACCAGCAGTCCCTGTTCGATTATGACGAGGATGAGCCGGAGGAAGATGAGGATTTGGAGGACAAAGAAGATGAGTGGGAGGACGTGGACGATGATGAGGACGAGAGTGAGGGCTACGATTTTCACTTTCATATGTGA
- the mobP3 gene encoding MobP3 family relaxase: MAKLVTKFKFLKPGARQGRGGYAKYIATRDGVEKIDDSKRFAPVSWNQKQLINKILRNFPDTRDMLEYEDYQQKQTIESASEFISRAIEDNAAAALNAKTYADYIATRPRAERFGSHGLFTDDGVQVNLAKVSQELNEYGGNVWTVIISLRREDAERLGFDNGSRWRDMLRTQTQALSENLRIPMGHLKWFAAFHNESHHPHVHLIAYSTVESKGYLTKQGVQKLRSSLAKDIFAQDLLCIYEKQTEHRNRLRSESRDVLAEIVSQIKAGRYSNPQLEELLLQLARRLFRTKGKKVYGYLKVDVKVPPSHLERQKNNWYNGKKRREKRWETKKGTRRRDTMKNSKRVLSAW; this comes from the coding sequence ATGGCAAAGTTAGTTACGAAGTTTAAGTTCTTGAAGCCGGGCGCTCGGCAGGGGCGTGGAGGGTACGCAAAGTATATCGCTACCCGTGATGGTGTGGAGAAAATTGATGACTCCAAAAGGTTCGCCCCTGTCAGTTGGAATCAGAAGCAGTTGATCAATAAAATTCTCCGCAATTTTCCTGACACTCGAGATATGCTCGAGTACGAGGACTACCAGCAGAAGCAGACGATAGAATCCGCCTCGGAATTTATCTCCCGTGCCATCGAGGACAACGCCGCTGCTGCGCTGAACGCTAAAACCTATGCGGATTATATCGCTACCCGCCCTCGCGCCGAACGGTTCGGTTCTCATGGGCTGTTCACGGATGACGGTGTACAAGTGAATCTCGCAAAGGTGTCGCAGGAGCTCAACGAATACGGCGGCAACGTGTGGACGGTAATTATTTCTCTCCGACGTGAAGATGCAGAGCGGCTCGGCTTTGACAATGGTTCCCGCTGGCGGGATATGCTCCGTACCCAGACCCAGGCGCTTTCGGAAAACCTGCGCATCCCTATGGGACACCTGAAGTGGTTCGCGGCTTTCCACAATGAATCGCACCACCCTCATGTGCATCTGATTGCGTACTCCACAGTTGAAAGTAAGGGATACCTCACCAAGCAGGGTGTGCAGAAGTTGCGTTCCTCATTGGCGAAAGATATTTTTGCGCAGGATTTGCTCTGCATCTATGAAAAGCAGACGGAGCATAGGAACCGGCTGCGCTCTGAGAGTAGAGATGTGCTTGCCGAAATCGTTTCGCAGATAAAAGCCGGAAGATATTCCAATCCGCAGCTTGAAGAATTATTGTTGCAGCTTGCCCGGCGGCTGTTCCGTACCAAGGGCAAGAAAGTATATGGGTATTTGAAAGTCGATGTAAAAGTGCCCCCTTCCCATCTTGAAAGACAGAAAAACAATTGGTATAATGGAAAGAAAAGGAGAGAAAAAAGATGGGAAACAAAAAAGGGAACGCGCCGCCGCGATACGATGAAAAATTCAAAGAGGGTGCTGTCCGCCTGGTAA
- a CDS encoding transposase codes for MGNKKGNAPPRYDEKFKEGAVRLVTEQGRPSREVASELGICVDTLRSWLKAAGAPSPGQADRQNREAESFPRYYPISS; via the coding sequence ATGGGAAACAAAAAAGGGAACGCGCCGCCGCGATACGATGAAAAATTCAAAGAGGGTGCTGTCCGCCTGGTAACAGAGCAGGGCCGCCCCAGCCGGGAGGTGGCGTCTGAACTGGGGATCTGCGTCGATACCCTGCGCAGCTGGCTGAAGGCTGCGGGTGCGCCGTCCCCTGGCCAAGCGGACCGGCAGAACCGCGAGGCGGAGTCATTTCCCCGCTATTATCCAATATCGTCCTAA
- a CDS encoding group II intron reverse transcriptase: protein MDWWISSQWETIPMRKNYIRIRNDNGVEEKTYAYKVLREKSNLKECYGLRYADDFRIFCRKRQDAEKLFIATQKWLKERLGLDISPEKSQIVNLKRRYSEFLGFKIKVCVKGEKNGKPKYTVVSHVSDKRKEKIKKRAAEMVEKIKFPADKFEEHKFIMDYNSYVMGVHNYYRIATYVSQDFAEIGFSVKRTMKCRLGQRLKREGNPLPSFGQQMYGKSRQLRYIRGLFVLPISYVQTRPPKHRSRDWCVYTPEGRAAVHKALEKVNTPILHYLMEHPIRNESIEYNDNRLALYCAQQGKCAITGRPLEIGDIHCYHKVRRAEGGNDSYSNLILICRDAHILLHAMWESTIEHYVEKLAPNAKQKDKLNRLRKRLNLDPI from the coding sequence TTGGATTGGTGGATTTCCAGCCAGTGGGAAACCATACCTATGCGCAAGAACTATATCCGTATCCGCAATGATAATGGCGTAGAAGAAAAGACGTATGCCTACAAAGTCCTTCGGGAAAAGTCAAATTTAAAGGAGTGCTATGGCTTGCGCTATGCAGATGATTTCCGTATCTTTTGCCGGAAAAGGCAGGACGCGGAAAAGCTGTTTATAGCCACGCAGAAATGGCTTAAAGAGAGGCTGGGGCTGGATATCAGCCCGGAGAAATCCCAAATCGTCAACTTAAAACGGCGTTATTCGGAGTTTCTCGGCTTCAAAATTAAGGTCTGCGTTAAAGGCGAAAAGAACGGTAAGCCCAAGTATACGGTGGTCTCTCATGTTTCAGACAAGCGTAAAGAGAAAATCAAAAAGCGCGCCGCTGAGATGGTGGAAAAAATCAAGTTCCCTGCGGATAAGTTTGAAGAACACAAATTCATTATGGACTATAATTCCTATGTGATGGGAGTCCATAATTATTATCGCATAGCGACCTATGTAAGTCAAGATTTTGCGGAAATTGGCTTTTCGGTCAAACGGACTATGAAATGCAGATTAGGCCAGAGATTAAAGCGTGAGGGAAATCCTTTGCCCTCGTTTGGTCAGCAAATGTATGGTAAGAGCAGGCAGCTCCGCTATATCAGGGGGCTATTCGTCCTGCCGATATCCTATGTCCAGACAAGGCCGCCGAAACACAGATCTCGCGATTGGTGTGTATACACGCCTGAGGGCCGGGCGGCAGTCCATAAAGCGTTGGAGAAAGTAAACACTCCCATTTTGCATTATTTGATGGAACATCCTATAAGGAACGAGAGCATTGAGTACAATGATAACCGTCTGGCGCTCTATTGCGCCCAGCAAGGAAAGTGCGCGATAACGGGCAGGCCCCTTGAAATTGGCGATATTCACTGCTACCATAAAGTCCGCAGGGCTGAAGGCGGCAATGACAGTTACTCAAATCTCATTTTAATTTGCAGGGATGCGCACATCCTGCTTCATGCAATGTGGGAATCTACCATAGAACACTATGTGGAAAAGTTGGCTCCGAACGCTAAGCAAAAGGACAAACTGAACCGATTAAGGAAGCGCCTGAATCTTGACCCAATCTAA
- a CDS encoding helix-turn-helix domain-containing protein, which produces MDLQHRAMAVYIYLADRSNKNGECWPAIPTIGRELKLSQSTVRRALKDLRKVELVETEQRYRTKGGKSSLLFRLKKM; this is translated from the coding sequence ATGGATTTGCAGCACCGGGCCATGGCAGTTTATATTTACCTTGCGGATCGGTCAAATAAGAACGGCGAATGCTGGCCAGCCATCCCTACTATTGGTAGGGAGTTGAAACTATCACAGTCTACGGTTCGTAGGGCCTTGAAGGATTTACGCAAGGTGGAGTTGGTAGAAACTGAACAGCGCTATAGGACAAAAGGCGGGAAAAGCAGTTTGCTTTTTCGTCTCAAGAAGATGTGA